A region of Reichenbachiella carrageenanivorans DNA encodes the following proteins:
- a CDS encoding iron ABC transporter permease: MNKPLIILLIVFVFAFLLDVMFGSVLIPVGALWDIFRGEPVAHPAWEAIVFNYRLPRAIAGVLAGSGLGLSGLYMQTFFRNPLAGPYVLGISAGASLGVALVVFGESIWLLFGWQFMSGLSMALGAIVGSFLVFAVVLFFSSKVRDNTSLLIIGLMFSSATSAIVSILQFFSNPEDVQSYLIWTFGDLGSVTVSELQVLVPLIVLGWVGSVFLIKPLNIFLLGNQYAKNAGLNMTLAKYSVISITALLSGTITAYCGPIAFVGLATPHVARMILDTSDHRLLIPFVGFLGAIILMLCDVISRMPGFSHSLPLNAITSILGGPLVIWLIVKRGNISKSF; the protein is encoded by the coding sequence TTGAATAAACCCCTGATAATACTTCTCATTGTTTTTGTTTTCGCATTCTTGTTGGATGTGATGTTTGGGTCTGTGTTGATACCTGTGGGAGCCCTGTGGGACATTTTTAGGGGCGAGCCTGTGGCTCATCCAGCCTGGGAAGCTATTGTATTCAACTATCGATTGCCCAGAGCCATCGCTGGCGTGTTGGCAGGGAGTGGTCTAGGCCTAAGTGGCCTTTATATGCAGACTTTTTTTAGGAATCCACTGGCAGGGCCTTATGTACTTGGTATCAGTGCTGGTGCAAGTCTCGGAGTCGCTTTGGTGGTCTTTGGTGAGTCTATATGGTTGCTGTTTGGGTGGCAGTTTATGTCGGGGCTGTCCATGGCTTTAGGTGCTATTGTGGGATCGTTTTTGGTGTTTGCAGTTGTTTTGTTTTTCTCTTCCAAAGTACGAGACAATACTTCATTACTTATCATTGGGCTTATGTTTAGTAGTGCTACCAGTGCTATTGTGAGCATCTTGCAGTTTTTCAGTAACCCCGAAGACGTACAGTCTTATCTCATCTGGACTTTTGGAGATTTGGGTAGTGTCACCGTCAGTGAGTTGCAGGTATTAGTGCCACTCATTGTGTTGGGCTGGGTTGGGTCAGTCTTTTTGATCAAACCCCTCAATATTTTTCTTTTGGGAAACCAATATGCCAAAAATGCAGGTTTGAATATGACTTTGGCCAAATACAGTGTGATCAGTATTACGGCGCTTTTGTCTGGTACCATCACGGCCTACTGTGGGCCTATTGCTTTTGTAGGATTGGCCACACCGCACGTCGCACGGATGATCTTGGATACCTCAGATCATCGTCTGTTGATCCCGTTTGTAGGATTTCTAGGTGCCATTATTTTAATGCTTTGTGATGTCATTTCGCGTATGCCAGGTTTCTCTCATTCGCTTCCGCTTAATGCGATCACGTCGATATTGGGAGGGCCATTGGTGATTTGGCTCATTGTGAAACGAGGAAACATTTCTAAAAGCTTCTGA
- a CDS encoding ABC transporter ATP-binding protein yields MTSLHINDLSVGYATKTIAKDINLTLGGGKLVCLLGQNGVGKSTLLRTLSNLQAPLSGNIHLGEKDIESLDRRELATKLGIITTEKIGMSNMTVRELVALGRYPYTNWIGQESEEDTQKIEEAISRCRINYIEQSKLAAISDGQFQKAMVARVLAQDTDIILMDEPTAHLDVVNRVEMFQLLQAIKNETGKSILISTHELDLSMQFADELWLMNFNAPILTGTPEDLGLSGEIEKVFFHEEFILDSRTGQVKLKLQPEKEYHVVGEEKPAQWVQKALERKGYGLSIDGEVIVVETKAQRLHWKVGAMEGHTIAHLLEVLEQSNYRDK; encoded by the coding sequence ATGACTTCACTCCATATCAACGACCTCAGTGTAGGCTACGCTACCAAAACCATAGCGAAGGATATTAACTTGACGCTCGGCGGAGGCAAGCTGGTCTGTTTGCTTGGGCAAAACGGAGTGGGGAAGTCCACACTTCTACGGACGCTTTCCAATCTGCAAGCGCCCCTTTCGGGGAATATTCACTTAGGAGAAAAAGACATTGAAAGTCTAGATAGGCGAGAACTAGCTACCAAATTAGGGATCATTACTACGGAGAAAATAGGAATGTCTAATATGACCGTGCGTGAGTTGGTAGCCTTGGGACGCTATCCATATACCAATTGGATCGGGCAGGAATCAGAAGAGGACACGCAGAAGATAGAAGAGGCTATCTCACGCTGTAGGATCAACTATATAGAACAGTCTAAACTCGCTGCGATCAGCGATGGGCAGTTTCAGAAGGCTATGGTGGCGCGCGTATTAGCACAGGATACAGACATCATTTTGATGGACGAGCCCACAGCTCATCTTGATGTCGTCAACCGGGTAGAGATGTTTCAATTGCTACAGGCCATCAAAAACGAGACAGGCAAATCTATTTTGATTTCTACGCACGAGTTGGATCTATCCATGCAGTTTGCCGATGAATTGTGGTTGATGAATTTTAACGCTCCGATCCTTACTGGTACACCTGAGGATTTGGGTTTGTCGGGAGAGATTGAAAAGGTGTTTTTTCATGAAGAATTTATATTGGACAGCCGTACTGGACAGGTGAAATTGAAACTCCAGCCTGAGAAGGAATACCATGTAGTGGGCGAAGAAAAACCTGCACAATGGGTGCAAAAAGCCTTGGAACGGAAAGGTTATGGCCTGAGTATAGATGGAGAGGTCATTGTTGTTGAGACAAAAGCACAAAGGCTTCATTGGAAAGTGGGAGCAATGGAAGGACATACTATTGCTCATTTGCTAGAGGTACTTGAGCAATCAAACTATAGAGATAAGTAA
- a CDS encoding DUF6984 family protein — MNQIRTIREEEIVLAKHLLTLAGKNPEEFIFPAKVDDYEGGVMGSINFTLGDSGDYAGDIIQVEYTDQDRIRVVITLTQNSKGELLDMDFWKENFTKLLQYPKPDQVSINTRGI, encoded by the coding sequence ATGAATCAAATACGAACCATTAGAGAAGAAGAAATAGTGCTGGCCAAGCATCTGCTGACTTTGGCTGGAAAGAACCCAGAGGAATTTATTTTTCCTGCGAAAGTGGATGATTATGAAGGAGGTGTGATGGGGAGTATCAATTTTACGCTTGGCGATTCTGGGGATTACGCTGGAGATATCATTCAGGTAGAATACACCGATCAAGATCGTATCCGAGTGGTCATCACATTGACACAAAATAGTAAAGGGGAATTGCTGGATATGGATTTTTGGAAAGAGAATTTCACCAAGCTGCTACAATATCCAAAACCCGATCAGGTCAGTATCAACACTAGGGGGATATAG
- a CDS encoding ABC transporter ATP-binding protein, whose product MIKLKDIDKYVDSKFQRSFILKGIDLEVKEGEFVSIMGPSGSGKSTLLNVIGMLDRPSAGEYYFRDEPVHKFNERKTSNLHKEYIGFVFQAYHLIDELNVYENIETPLLYRGVKSKERAALVAEMLDKFRIVAKKDLFPEQLSGGQQQLVGIARALIGRPKLLLADEPTGNLHSEQGEEIMQLFKKLNDEGMTIIQVTHAEKCAEYGSRIVRLEDGAIISDGK is encoded by the coding sequence ATGATCAAGCTAAAGGATATAGATAAATACGTCGATTCCAAGTTTCAGCGCTCATTTATTCTCAAGGGTATCGATCTTGAAGTAAAGGAAGGAGAGTTTGTGAGCATCATGGGGCCGTCAGGTTCTGGTAAGTCTACTTTGCTCAACGTCATTGGCATGCTCGATAGACCGTCGGCGGGAGAGTATTACTTTCGCGACGAACCAGTGCACAAATTCAACGAAAGAAAAACTTCAAACCTTCACAAAGAATACATTGGGTTTGTATTTCAGGCCTATCATCTCATAGATGAGTTGAACGTGTATGAAAACATAGAAACGCCACTGCTTTACCGTGGAGTTAAGAGCAAAGAGAGAGCCGCCTTGGTGGCCGAAATGCTCGACAAGTTTAGGATAGTGGCTAAGAAAGATTTGTTTCCCGAGCAGCTTTCAGGTGGGCAACAGCAGTTGGTAGGTATAGCTAGAGCATTGATAGGAAGACCCAAACTGCTACTTGCCGATGAGCCCACGGGCAATTTGCATTCTGAGCAAGGGGAAGAAATTATGCAGCTTTTCAAAAAACTAAATGATGAGGGCATGACGATTATTCAAGTGACACATGCTGAAAAGTGTGCCGAATATGGTTCGAGAATTGTTCGGCTCGAAGATGGCGCCATCATTAGTGATGGAAAATAG
- a CDS encoding VOC family protein: protein MKLGAFSVSLSVKDLKVSRVFYENLGFAVFAGGMEQNYLIMKNEQTLIGLFQGMFEGNLLTFNPGWNQEATPLESFDDVRAIQQKLKESGADLIQEADDKTQGPASMMVMDPDGNMILVDQHV from the coding sequence ATGAAACTAGGCGCATTTTCTGTGAGCTTGAGCGTAAAGGACCTCAAGGTATCCAGAGTATTTTATGAGAATCTGGGTTTTGCTGTTTTTGCTGGAGGCATGGAGCAGAATTACCTGATTATGAAAAATGAACAAACTTTAATAGGATTGTTCCAAGGTATGTTTGAAGGGAATTTACTCACTTTCAATCCAGGTTGGAATCAGGAAGCTACGCCATTGGAGTCGTTCGACGATGTGAGGGCTATTCAGCAAAAGCTGAAGGAAAGCGGAGCTGATCTTATACAGGAGGCAGATGATAAAACCCAAGGTCCTGCGAGTATGATGGTGATGGATCCAGATGGCAATATGATCTTAGTGGATCAACATGTCTAA
- a CDS encoding DUF1573 domain-containing protein: MKYVLALAVLISLSFAATAQDAELVAPTPPGPFIKFSEMSHDFGDIEQGEKVAYTFEFTNTGDAPVVITNVLTTCGCTASSWPREPIAPGGSSKIDVTFNSTGKIGHQNKVITVMSNATNNPERVKIVTNILPKSES, encoded by the coding sequence ATGAAATATGTATTAGCCTTGGCTGTTTTGATTAGCCTATCGTTCGCTGCCACTGCACAAGATGCAGAATTGGTAGCTCCTACCCCTCCGGGACCATTCATCAAGTTTTCTGAAATGTCGCATGACTTTGGCGATATCGAGCAAGGCGAAAAAGTAGCCTACACTTTTGAGTTTACCAATACTGGCGATGCTCCAGTAGTCATTACCAATGTACTAACTACTTGTGGCTGCACAGCTTCTAGCTGGCCTAGAGAACCAATAGCTCCAGGAGGATCCAGCAAAATAGACGTGACTTTCAATAGCACAGGAAAAATCGGTCACCAAAACAAGGTGATCACCGTCATGAGCAATGCAACCAACAACCCTGAGCGTGTCAAAATCGTGACCAACATTTTGCCAAAGTCGGAAAGTTAA
- a CDS encoding ATP-dependent DNA helicase, with protein sequence MPLPSEILRNKFEHQPTDSQANAFLAIDQFIAAKTTKPTMILKGYAGTGKTSIVATLVKVLPLFNYKFVLLAPTGRAAKVISQYAKKTAYTIHKRIYKAKSNQESTGPVFSQTKNYQSNTIFIVDEASMISSEADFKSKSLLNDLIQFVFENEDNKLLLVGDTAQLPPVHQDKSMALDREHLTDTYGLDTIESVLTEITRQAENSGILLNATSLRDCLSKKEKKVHFNTKSHKDIFRMTGEKLEDGLRYAHDKYGLENTLIICRSNKNAVMYNHYIRNSLFYKEDELDAGDLLMIARNNYNFATDQVPSGFLANGDFVEVLKIKRTEELHGLRFADVEIRLTDYPDSEPFEAKIILDGLHSYTPALTQEQNQALYKSVLIDYAGMPKRQQKEAMKEDKYLNALQVKYAYALTCHKSQGGQWDAVFVDQGYLGDAEINNDFIRWTYTAITRAKNELFLVNFDTKFF encoded by the coding sequence TTGCCACTACCCTCCGAAATATTAAGAAACAAGTTTGAACACCAACCGACGGACAGTCAGGCCAATGCATTTTTAGCTATTGACCAATTTATAGCTGCTAAGACGACCAAGCCAACTATGATTCTGAAAGGATACGCAGGTACAGGCAAGACTTCGATCGTAGCTACGCTAGTAAAGGTGCTCCCACTATTCAATTACAAATTTGTCCTGTTAGCCCCTACTGGTCGAGCAGCAAAAGTGATTAGCCAGTATGCCAAGAAAACAGCCTATACTATTCATAAGAGAATCTACAAAGCCAAGTCTAACCAAGAATCTACAGGCCCTGTATTTAGTCAAACCAAAAACTACCAATCCAACACCATATTTATTGTAGACGAGGCGTCGATGATTAGCTCTGAGGCCGATTTCAAAAGCAAAAGCCTACTCAACGACTTGATTCAGTTCGTTTTTGAGAATGAAGACAACAAACTACTGCTCGTAGGCGACACAGCACAGCTTCCTCCCGTACATCAAGACAAAAGCATGGCGCTAGATCGTGAGCACCTGACAGATACCTATGGACTAGATACCATCGAAAGTGTGCTGACTGAGATTACCCGCCAGGCTGAAAACAGCGGTATTTTATTAAATGCGACAAGCCTCCGAGATTGCCTTTCTAAAAAAGAAAAGAAAGTTCATTTCAACACTAAATCGCACAAAGACATTTTCCGCATGACGGGAGAAAAACTGGAAGACGGCCTCCGCTATGCACACGACAAATACGGGCTAGAAAACACCCTTATCATATGCCGATCCAATAAAAATGCTGTGATGTACAACCACTACATTCGAAATTCACTTTTCTACAAAGAGGATGAGTTGGACGCTGGAGATCTGCTCATGATCGCACGGAACAACTACAACTTCGCTACGGATCAGGTGCCTTCTGGCTTTTTGGCCAATGGAGATTTTGTGGAAGTATTAAAAATAAAAAGAACCGAAGAACTACACGGGCTCCGGTTTGCCGATGTAGAAATCCGACTAACAGACTACCCCGATTCGGAGCCATTCGAAGCCAAGATCATACTCGATGGCTTGCATAGCTATACACCTGCCCTCACACAAGAACAAAATCAAGCCCTTTACAAAAGCGTATTGATTGACTATGCGGGCATGCCCAAAAGGCAACAAAAAGAAGCCATGAAGGAAGACAAATACCTAAATGCGCTACAAGTAAAATACGCCTATGCGCTCACTTGCCACAAAAGTCAAGGGGGGCAATGGGATGCCGTATTTGTGGATCAGGGCTATCTGGGCGATGCTGAAATCAACAATGATTTTATCCGTTGGACATACACAGCCATCACACGAGCAAAAAATGAACTTTTTCTCGTTAATTTTGACACCAAATTCTTTTAG
- a CDS encoding NUDIX domain-containing protein, producing the protein MGSEEIKSIFGNQVRVRVMGVLVQNGQILLLNHTGLNKEDELWLPPGGGVQVGESATEALVREFEEEVGLQVQPSAFLGVNEFIAPPLHAVELFFAVEQIGGSLRLGLDPEMKGRTILEEARWMGEEELKLLNKNCLHRLLHDIESMDELFKIRGFFNIGKNP; encoded by the coding sequence ATGGGATCAGAAGAAATCAAAAGTATTTTTGGAAATCAAGTGCGTGTCCGTGTCATGGGGGTCTTGGTTCAGAATGGACAAATACTTTTGTTGAATCATACTGGATTGAATAAAGAAGATGAATTGTGGTTGCCGCCTGGTGGAGGGGTGCAAGTAGGAGAATCGGCGACTGAGGCTTTGGTCAGGGAGTTTGAAGAGGAGGTAGGCTTGCAGGTTCAACCAAGTGCATTCTTGGGTGTGAATGAGTTTATAGCGCCGCCATTGCATGCTGTCGAATTATTCTTTGCAGTAGAACAAATTGGTGGTAGCTTACGGCTAGGTTTAGATCCCGAAATGAAAGGCCGCACTATATTGGAGGAGGCTCGATGGATGGGCGAAGAAGAGCTTAAATTGCTCAATAAAAACTGTCTCCATCGGTTGTTGCACGACATTGAATCGATGGATGAACTTTTTAAGATTCGAGGATTTTTTAATATTGGAAAGAATCCTTAA
- a CDS encoding DUF3822 family protein — protein sequence MEAIHSATYKLVKRIKDSNFDVDQLHNYCLSMQIGIRDFQLCVTDTRNHACLLLEDYILQDVKTINARLQVLAKLFENHHLLMAGFWHSIKVSLKSHKFSLVPATHFVEDSVRDYLTLNCTINESVEGEYTYKHSASNVVNAFAGDKRMVNWINSLYPNKEIEVIHQGSALIEGILKYNTQSDTKIVYCILDRGIMHIFVSENHKLHYYNQFSIKEAKDYLKYVMLVFKEFNLNQRTQKVILWGNIVQGSDHHKMFAKYIGNISFGKRPSNLKFNYHFDEVADHQYFDLLSVYLCD from the coding sequence TTGGAAGCTATACATAGCGCAACATACAAACTCGTAAAAAGAATCAAAGACAGTAATTTTGATGTAGACCAACTACATAATTACTGTCTTTCGATGCAAATAGGGATTCGTGATTTTCAACTTTGCGTCACGGATACCCGTAACCACGCATGTCTATTGCTGGAGGATTATATCCTTCAGGATGTGAAGACGATCAATGCGAGGTTACAGGTATTAGCCAAATTATTTGAAAACCACCATTTGCTGATGGCTGGTTTTTGGCATTCTATTAAAGTCTCCCTAAAGAGTCATAAATTTTCATTGGTACCAGCCACACATTTTGTAGAGGATTCGGTCAGAGATTATTTGACGCTCAACTGTACCATCAATGAAAGTGTAGAGGGAGAATATACCTACAAACACAGTGCCTCTAACGTGGTCAATGCATTTGCTGGAGATAAGCGAATGGTCAATTGGATCAATTCTTTGTACCCTAATAAAGAAATTGAAGTGATTCACCAAGGTAGTGCTTTGATCGAAGGAATTTTGAAGTACAATACGCAGAGCGATACTAAAATCGTGTATTGTATTTTGGACCGTGGTATCATGCATATTTTTGTGTCAGAGAATCACAAATTGCATTACTATAATCAGTTCTCAATAAAGGAAGCCAAGGATTATTTAAAATATGTGATGCTGGTATTCAAGGAATTTAACTTGAATCAACGAACACAGAAAGTAATCCTATGGGGGAATATTGTACAAGGGTCTGATCACCACAAGATGTTTGCTAAGTATATCGGTAATATCTCTTTTGGTAAACGCCCTTCTAATCTCAAATTTAATTACCACTTCGATGAGGTAGCTGATCACCAGTATTTTGACTTGCTGAGTGTCTATCTCTGCGACTAA
- the coaD gene encoding pantetheine-phosphate adenylyltransferase: MADKKTALFPGSFDPFTKGHEDIVRRALKLFDEVIIAIGYNSAKSRYFEVEYMVDRVKSAFSPGDNISVIVYNELTADLAKKTDATFLIRGLRNTTDFEYENSISQVNRYLNAELETVFLITSPEYAHISSTIIREVHKYDGDISPFIPYEL, translated from the coding sequence ATGGCGGACAAGAAAACTGCTCTTTTTCCAGGTTCTTTTGACCCATTTACCAAAGGACACGAAGATATTGTGCGCCGAGCCTTGAAGCTTTTTGATGAGGTTATTATTGCCATAGGGTACAACAGTGCTAAATCGCGTTATTTCGAAGTAGAGTATATGGTAGATCGAGTGAAATCCGCTTTTTCACCAGGCGACAATATTTCTGTGATTGTTTATAATGAGCTGACAGCCGACTTGGCTAAGAAAACGGATGCGACTTTCTTGATCCGTGGGTTGAGAAATACTACAGATTTTGAATACGAGAATAGCATTTCACAGGTCAATAGATACTTGAATGCAGAACTTGAAACCGTTTTCTTAATCACTTCGCCAGAGTATGCACACATCAGCTCTACGATTATTCGCGAAGTACACAAATACGACGGGGACATTAGCCCATTTATTCCATACGAGCTTTAA
- a CDS encoding NUDIX hydrolase, with amino-acid sequence MKIYINDIPVRIRDRERESNKKFDVVLDSDVDDIQAIKLKGKILIKEKSNEAINKLLKIMTDKKYTKIKQIEIRVKNKVKAQEYLKGKFDIVQAAGGVVEKDGKILLILRNDLWDIPKGKLEKKEKRHEGAVREVEEETGVKVQLEEKICATWHTYIRNKKYVLKKTSWYRMTCLDDTQMTPQKEENIQKTVWMTDKEVDVALLHSYKTIERVIEKYRARILQTAD; translated from the coding sequence ATGAAAATATACATCAACGATATTCCTGTGAGGATTCGCGACAGAGAACGCGAGTCTAATAAAAAATTTGACGTAGTACTCGATAGTGACGTGGACGATATACAAGCCATCAAACTTAAAGGTAAGATTTTGATCAAAGAAAAGTCGAACGAAGCAATCAATAAGCTTCTCAAAATCATGACCGACAAGAAGTACACTAAGATTAAGCAAATCGAAATCAGAGTAAAAAACAAAGTCAAAGCACAAGAATACCTAAAGGGAAAATTCGATATCGTACAGGCTGCGGGTGGAGTCGTAGAGAAAGATGGAAAAATCCTATTAATACTCAGAAATGATCTCTGGGATATTCCTAAAGGCAAACTAGAAAAGAAAGAAAAACGACACGAAGGAGCTGTCCGAGAAGTAGAAGAGGAAACTGGTGTAAAAGTGCAGTTGGAAGAAAAAATATGCGCTACTTGGCACACGTATATTCGCAACAAAAAATATGTACTGAAGAAAACATCTTGGTACCGCATGACTTGTCTGGACGACACTCAAATGACTCCACAAAAGGAGGAAAACATCCAAAAAACCGTCTGGATGACAGACAAGGAAGTAGACGTAGCCTTACTCCATTCTTACAAAACCATAGAACGTGTAATTGAAAAATACAGAGCTCGTATACTTCAAACGGCAGATTAA
- the pyrE gene encoding orotate phosphoribosyltransferase, whose protein sequence is MMNNESNLPLSAQIATELLEIKAIKLQPKDPFTWASGWKSPIYCDNRMTLSYPALRTLIKNAFVKEIKAKYPNTEIIAGVATAGIPQGALIAEEMGLPFIYVRDKAKSHGRTNRIEGQVQEGKNVFVIEDLISTGGSSIRAIEALREAGMKVLGLGAIFTYGFPHADRNLMQAKVPHFSLSDYHSLLDIAVSSDLIQSDELDSLNSWRMEPENWRG, encoded by the coding sequence ATGATGAATAACGAATCAAATCTTCCACTAAGTGCTCAGATAGCCACAGAATTACTAGAGATCAAAGCCATCAAACTGCAACCAAAGGATCCATTTACATGGGCGTCAGGTTGGAAGTCGCCTATCTACTGCGACAATCGTATGACACTGTCGTACCCAGCATTGCGTACGTTGATTAAAAATGCTTTTGTGAAGGAGATTAAGGCCAAGTATCCCAATACTGAAATTATAGCTGGAGTAGCTACCGCAGGGATTCCTCAGGGTGCTTTGATTGCCGAGGAGATGGGATTGCCATTCATCTATGTGAGAGACAAAGCCAAGTCGCATGGTCGTACCAATCGCATAGAAGGGCAGGTACAGGAAGGTAAAAATGTATTTGTTATTGAAGATTTGATTTCTACAGGAGGAAGCTCGATTAGAGCGATTGAAGCTTTGAGAGAAGCAGGAATGAAAGTGCTTGGATTGGGCGCCATCTTTACTTATGGTTTTCCTCACGCAGATCGCAATTTGATGCAGGCTAAAGTTCCTCATTTTAGCTTGTCGGATTATCATTCACTATTGGATATTGCGGTGTCTTCGGATTTGATCCAAAGTGACGAATTGGATTCGCTCAACTCTTGGAGGATGGAGCCAGAAAACTGGAGAGGCTAG
- a CDS encoding right-handed parallel beta-helix repeat-containing protein: protein MVKETRRVLLIGLAIGSLGIISFLNVGQISRKIQFDTSISKDATAAVLQQFLAYDEKPFTKVTFEKGTYHFYPDKGLESFCHISNHDDVLISTAFPITNKKNITIDGQGSTFIFHGRMVPFLIEHSEYISLQNLSIDWAQTFHSEAEVVAIDEANHTFDIQISDEYPYEIRNGQVYFIKEYYEHTIGQSILYDPMRNAIAFDTESYTPVTSYTKLPVAQRATPIIHKYKADHNAPPLKQLNREWQLEMTEVAPGRVRIANHKKKLPPVGMILAAKGEQSQNRIAPAIRITHTVGFSANQVNVHHAGGMGLIAENSENLTLDNFNVIPSNGRMVSATADATHFVGCRGQVTLKNCTLNNQLDDGLNVHGTYQEVMDVLGDRQVGIRIGHYQQLGFEIGRPGDQLGLLKLDESFFPYAQLTLENIEVLNGRYQILTFKEKLPEDLESGDLLENLDAYPELLVENCDIGSNRARGLLISTPKKSVVRNNKFHTEMEAILLPVESSHWYESGSASSLLITGNTFQDCTHSGQNRGVIRLVTDDDNENVAFKNITVTHNTFNQFDNLILEINNTEKFEFSENEINNSGTFPQLFPENPVVKVRSSSQLVFENNIYRGRATTLFESDEEGAGLTF from the coding sequence ATGGTAAAAGAGACACGGAGAGTTTTGTTGATCGGGTTGGCGATAGGTAGTTTAGGCATCATAAGTTTTTTGAATGTCGGTCAAATCTCAAGAAAAATTCAATTCGATACGAGTATATCGAAGGATGCTACTGCAGCAGTTTTGCAGCAGTTTTTAGCTTACGACGAAAAACCATTTACCAAAGTCACTTTCGAAAAAGGTACTTATCATTTTTATCCAGATAAAGGGCTTGAATCTTTTTGCCATATATCTAATCATGATGATGTGTTGATAAGCACTGCATTTCCGATCACAAACAAAAAAAATATTACGATCGATGGACAGGGGTCTACTTTTATTTTTCATGGTAGGATGGTGCCATTTCTTATCGAGCATTCAGAGTATATCTCATTACAAAATTTGTCTATCGATTGGGCTCAGACATTTCACAGCGAAGCAGAAGTAGTCGCTATAGATGAGGCAAACCACACTTTTGATATTCAGATTTCAGACGAATACCCATATGAGATAAGAAATGGACAGGTGTATTTTATTAAAGAATATTATGAGCATACAATTGGTCAGTCTATTCTGTATGATCCTATGAGAAATGCTATTGCTTTTGATACAGAATCTTACACACCAGTAACCTCTTATACTAAGTTGCCAGTAGCTCAAAGAGCTACACCGATTATTCATAAATATAAGGCCGATCACAATGCGCCACCATTGAAACAGCTCAATAGGGAGTGGCAACTTGAAATGACCGAAGTGGCACCTGGTCGGGTACGTATTGCTAACCACAAAAAGAAACTACCACCAGTAGGAATGATTTTGGCAGCCAAAGGTGAGCAAAGTCAAAATCGAATAGCACCTGCTATTCGAATCACGCACACGGTAGGATTCAGTGCGAATCAGGTGAATGTACATCATGCTGGAGGCATGGGGTTGATTGCTGAAAATTCAGAAAACCTCACCCTCGACAATTTCAACGTGATACCTTCCAATGGCAGAATGGTGTCTGCTACTGCCGATGCTACGCATTTTGTAGGTTGTCGTGGGCAGGTAACGCTAAAAAATTGCACACTCAATAACCAGCTGGATGATGGTCTTAATGTGCACGGAACCTACCAAGAGGTTATGGATGTTTTAGGAGATCGACAGGTAGGCATACGTATTGGTCATTATCAGCAGCTAGGGTTTGAGATCGGAAGGCCAGGAGATCAATTAGGGCTGCTGAAGCTGGATGAATCCTTTTTCCCTTATGCTCAGCTTACTTTAGAAAATATAGAGGTATTGAATGGTAGGTATCAAATACTGACATTCAAAGAAAAACTGCCAGAGGATTTAGAATCAGGAGATTTATTAGAAAATCTAGATGCCTATCCAGAGCTGTTAGTAGAAAACTGTGACATCGGCAGCAACAGAGCGCGAGGTTTACTCATTTCTACACCTAAAAAATCTGTGGTAAGAAACAATAAGTTTCATACTGAAATGGAAGCTATTCTACTGCCAGTAGAGAGTAGCCATTGGTACGAATCGGGTAGTGCTTCTTCATTATTGATTACGGGTAATACTTTTCAAGATTGTACTCATAGTGGACAAAATAGGGGTGTTATTCGGTTGGTTACCGACGATGATAACGAAAATGTGGCTTTTAAAAACATCACTGTCACCCACAATACATTCAATCAATTTGATAATCTGATTTTAGAAATCAACAATACTGAAAAGTTTGAGTTTTCAGAAAATGAAATTAACAACTCAGGCACATTTCCTCAGCTTTTCCCAGAAAACCCTGTAGTTAAGGTGAGGTCTTCTAGCCAATTGGTATTTGAAAATAACATATATAGAGGTCGTGCGACTACTCTTTTCGAATCAGATGAAGAGGGAGCAGGCCTTACTTTTTAA